A single genomic interval of Monodelphis domestica isolate mMonDom1 chromosome X, mMonDom1.pri, whole genome shotgun sequence harbors:
- the IQSEC2 gene encoding IQ motif and SEC7 domain-containing protein 2 isoform X9, protein MQLLPPGRPTESSVEGDAPSSDLGVGANSPESQAPYRCGGSGVVSEFAKLSDPYELPPSACHVHMPGPSAATGLPWAQRARLQPASLALRKQEEEELKRSKALSDSYELSTDLQDKKVEMLERKYGGPFLSRRAARTIQTAFRQYRMNKNFERLRSSASESRMSRRIILSNMRMQFSFEEYDKGQNAPYFEGKPASLDEGAMAGARAHRLERGLPYGGSCSGLDGGSSVTTSGEFSNDITELEDSFSKQVKSLAESIDEALNCHSLRGEEEEEEEEEEEEEEEEEEEEEDEEDEEEEEEEEEPVEPGRVEGSGPLPEQTEARDRDHHGDSTGTSFSDVTLYLDEATGPVSPLSPDHPAGSNDTPQPPLPPPPSGVANAREEDMGARRAPPCLECRDFRLRAAHLPLLTIEPPSDSSVDLSDRSDRGSIHRQLGNYEAGATGSPHGTLQHPEPPPPGRPPHPLRHYPAPEASGLGPPPPPPPGTSALNSSGPPGSSGRILMGKCEAASATVAGGGGGGGGGGGGGGGGGSGGGGGGGGGDSDGDPDSLNSTTNSNETINCSSGSSSRDSLREPPAPLGSQTYQRETRHSWDSPAFNNDVVQRRHYRIGLNLFNKKPEKGIQYLIERGFLSDTPVGVAHFILERKGLSRQMIGEFLGNRQKQFNRDVLDCVVDEMDFSSMDLDDALRRFQSHIRVQGEAQKVERLIEAFSQRYCVCNPALVRQFRNPDTIFILAFAIILLNTDMYSPNVKAERKMKPEDFIKNLRGVDNGEDIPRDLLVGIYQRIQGRELRTNDDHVSQVQAVERMIVGKKPVLSLPHRRLVCCCQLYEVPDPNRPQRLGLHQREVFLFNDLLVVTKIFQKKKILVTYSFRQSFPLVEMHLQLFQNSYYQFGIKLLSAVPGGERKVLIIFNAPSLQDRLRFTSDLRESIAEVQEMEKYRVESELEKQKGVMRPNTSQPTGSKDAVNGTLPRSSLEDTYGLGDGLKRSALSSSLRDLSDAGKRGRRNSVGSLDSTIEGSIISSPRPHQRMPPPLPPAPPPPEEYKTQQRPASNSSSFLGSLFGSRRGKGPFQTPPGPTSASSSSASSSHHHHHHHHHHHHPPPPASVAHHPPPVPAPAPHHIHADGPSKLQALHAQYCHVPGGSAPPPPPPPYHPQPAPPPPPPQPAPLPQVGTIPPPPSSAPPVGPHRHFLGGHGPQHFTLGRAGGRAKRGAAGAASMGGRYPLHQPTSPLPLYSPAPHHGLVHHAYPPPGPTPPGVHHMASAAKQGPKHFIFGGHPPPMMSRPTPGGPYGGGGGSGGHSGPVHPPQSPLSPHSPVIPPHPSYPPLPPPSPHTPLTPHSPAPPTSPHPPPHSHSHGHPHSHGHGPGNPKSKPASRISTVV, encoded by the exons ATGCAACTACTCCCCCCTGGCAGGCCGACTGAGAGCAG TGTGGAGGGCGATGCCCCGTCCAGTGATCTGGGCGTCGGGGCCAACAGTCCGGAAAGCCAGGCCCCCTACCGGTGCGGGGGCAGTGGTGTTGTCAGCGAGTTCGCCAAGTTGTCGGACCCTTATGAGCTGCCCCCAAGTGCCTGCCATGTCCACATGCCTGGTCCGTCTGCTGCCACTGGCCTGCCCTGGGCCCAGCGGGCTCGCCTCCAGCCCGCCAGCCTAGCACTCCGAAAGCAGGAGGAAGAAGAGCTGAAGAGGTCCAAGGCCCTATCCGACAGCTATGAGCTCTCCACAGACCTGCAGGACAAGAAG GTGGAGATGCTAGAGCGGAAGTACGGGGGCCCGTTCCTCAGTCGTCGGGCAGCTCGCACCATCCAGACAGCCTTCCGCCAGTACCGCATGAACAAGAACTTCGAGCGGCTACGCAGCTCAGCCTCGGAGAGCCGCATGTCCCGGCGCATCATCCTGTCCAACATGCGCATGCAGTTCTCCTTTGAGGAGTATGACAAGGGTCAGAATGCTCCTTACTTCGAGGGCAAGCCAGCCTCCTTGGATGAAGGCGCCATGGCAGGGGCTCGAGCCCATCGGCTGGAGCGCGGCCTCCCCTATGGCGGTTCCTGCAGTGGCCTGGACGGAGGCAGCTCTGTCACTACCTCTGGGGAGTTCTCCAATGACATCACCGAGCTGGAAGACTCATTCTCCAAGCAG GTGAAGTCCCTGGCAGAATCAATTGATGAGGCCCTGAACTGCCACAGTCTacggggagaggaggaggaggaggaggaagaggaggaggaggaggaagaggaagaggaggaagaggaagaggacgaggaggacgaggaggaagaagaagaggaggaggagccaGTGGAGCCAGGGAGAGTGGAGGGATCAGGGCCCCTCCCAGAGCAGACAGAGGCCCGGGACCGGGACCACCATGGGGACAGTACTGGCACCTCCTTCAGTGATGTCACCCTCTACCTGGATGAAGCCACTGGGCCTGTGTCCCCACTTTCCCCAGACCATCCGGCTGGCAGTAATGATACTCCACAGCCTCCTCTGCCACCACCCCCATCTGGTGTTGCCAATGCTCGAGAGGAGGATATGGGGGCCCGCCGGGCTCCCCCCTGCCTCGAATGCAGGGATTTCCGCCTCCGGGCAGCCCACCTTCCACTGCTgaccattgagccacccagtgaTAGCTCTGTGGACCTCAGTGACCGCTCTGACCGGGGCTCCATTCACCGGCAGTTGGGCAATTATGAGGCTGGTGCAACTGGCAGCCCCCATGGTACTTTGCAGCACCCAGAGCCACCACCACCTGGGAGACCCCCTCACCCCCTCCGCCATTACCCAGCCCCTGAGGCTAGTGGCCTGGggccccccccaccaccaccacctggAACATCTGCCCTCAACAGCAGTGGGCCTCCTGGAAGCAGTGGCCGAATCCTCATGGGCAAGTGTGAGGCTGCTTCAGCCACAGTGGCCGGGGGTGGGGGcggtggtggcggcggcggcggcggaggaggaggcggcggcagcggcggcggaggcggcggcggcggcggcgactCGGATGGGGACCCTGATAGCTTGAACAGCACCACAAACTCAAATGAGACCATCAATTGCAGCTCGGGCTCTTCCTCACGAGACAGCCTGCGAGAACCCCCTGCCCCCCTGGGCTCCCAGACTTACCAGCGGGAGACCAGGCACAGTTGGGATTCCCCAGCCTTCAACAATGATGTGGTCCAGAGACGACACTACCGCATAGGCCTCAACCTCTTTAACAA GAAACCAGAGAAGGGGATCCAGTATCTGATCGAGCGAGGCTTCTTGTCTGACACACCCGTGGGGGTGGCCCACTTCATCCTGGAGCGCAAAGGCCTGAGCCGCCAGATGATTGGGGAGTTTCTGGGCAACCGTCAAAAACAGTTCAACAGGGACGTGCTCGA CTGCGTGGTGGATGAGATGGACTTCTCCTCCATGGATCTGGACGATGCTCTGCGCAGGTTCCAGTCGCACATCCGGGTACAGGGTGAGGCCCAAAAGGTGGAGCGGCTCATTGAGGCCTTCAG CCAGCGGTACTGTGTGTGCAACCCAGCCCTTGTGAGGCAGTTCCGGAACCCAGACACCATCTTCATTTTGGCCTTCGCTATCATCTTGCTCAACACAGACATGTATAGCCCCAATGTCAAGGCCGAACGCAAGATGAAGCCTGAAGACTTCATAAAGAACCTCAGAG GAGTTGATAATGGAGAAGATATCCCCCGGGACTTGCTGGTGGGCATTTACCAGCGCATCCAGGGCCGTGAACTGAGGACCAATGACGACCATGTATCCCAGGTGCAGGCTGTGGAGCGCATGATCGTAGGCAAGAAACCG GTCCTCTCCTTGCCCCACCGGCGCCTAGTCTGTTGCTGCCAACTCTACGAGGTGCCTGACCCCAATCGGCCACAGAGGCTTGGCCTTCACCAGCGTGAAGTGTTTCTCTTCAATGACCTACTTGTG GTCACCAAGATTTTCCAGAAGAAAAAGATCCTGGTGACCTACAGTTTCCGCCAGTCCTTTCCCCTTGTCGAAATGCACCTCCAGCTCTTCCAGAATTCGT ATTACCAATTTGGCATCAAACTGCTGTCTGCCGTGCCAGGTGGGGAGCGAAAGGTGCTCATCATCTTCAATGCACCCAGTCTCCAAGACCGGCTtcggttcacatctgacctccgAGAATCCATAGCTGAAGTGCAAGAGATGGAGAAGTACCGTGTGGAAT CGGAGCTCGAGAAACAGAAGGGGGTGATGCGCCCCAACACCTCCCAGCCCACTGGCTCCAAGGATGCAGTCAATGGCACACTGCCTCGGTCCAGCCTAGAGGACACATATGGCCTTGGCGATGGTCTGAAGCGGAGTGCCCTTAGCAGCTCCCTCCGAGACCTCTCGGATGCAG GGAAGCGGGGGCGACGTAACAGCGTGGGATCACTGGACAGCACCATCGAA GGATCTATTATTAGCAGCCCCCGCCCTCACCAGCGGATGCCTCCACCCCTGCCTCCAGCGCCACCACCACCCGAGGAGTATAAGACCCAGCAGCGCCCAGCATCCAACTCGTCCTCCTTCCTGGGCTCCCTGTTCGGCAGTAGAAGGGGCAAAGGCCCCTTCCAGACCCCTCCAGGGCCTACATCTGCTTCCTCCTCCTCAgcctcctcctcccaccaccaccaccaccaccatcaccaccaccaccaccccccgcCTCCAGCTTCAGTAGCCCACCACCCACCGCCAGTTCCAGCCCCAGCCCCACATCATATCCACGCTGATGGCCCCTCCAAGCTTCAGGCCCTCCATGCCCAGTATTGCCATGTGCCTGGGGGGTcagcccctcctcctcctcctcccccctacCATCCAcagcctgccccacccccacccccacctcagcCAGCTCCTCTACCACAGGTGGGCAccatcccacccccaccctcctcAGCGCCACCTGTGGGGCCACACCGTCACTTTCTTGGTGGGCACGGGCCTCAGCACTTTACACTGGGTCGGGCTGGGGGACGAGCCAAACGGGGAGCCGCTGGGGCAGCTTCCATGGGGGGTCGCTACCCACTACACCAACCCACTTCACCCTTGCCCCTCTACAGTCCAGCCCCACACCATGGGCTGGTCCACCATGCGTACCCCCCACCAGGTCCAACACCGCCTGGTGTCCACCACATGGCCAGTGCAGCCAAACAGGGCCCCAAGCACTTTATCTTTGGTGGGCACCCTCCACCCATGATGTCACGGCCTACTCCTGGAGGGCCCTATGGTGGTGGAGGTGGCAGTGGGGGCCACTCTGGCCCAGTGCACCCCCCCCAGTCACCACTATCACCTCACTCACCTGTGATACCTCCCCACCCTTCATACCCACCACTTCCTCCACCCTCACCCCATACCCCACTCACCCCACATTCACCTGCACCACCCAcctctccccacccacccccccacAGCCACAGTCACGGCCACCCCCACAGCCATGGCCATGGTCCTGGCAACCCCAAGTCCAAGCCAGCAAGTAGGATTAGCACTGTTGTTTGA